The Vampirovibrio chlorellavorus nucleotide sequence TTGCAGCGAGATCGCTTCGCTGGGATCTGCCTGAATGCTGATGATCTTAAGGATGCTTAAGATTTCTTAAGATATTGATACGCAAGAAGTTAAAGTCCGCAAAAGGTTCCCTTTGTGTCACAGGTTTCATTGACAGTCTTTCCTATTGGGGCTATTATCACGATCCTCAAAAAACCATGATTGACACAACAGACAATGGGCAACGCCAAGAAAAAAAAGAAAGTGATTTTAGCCTGTGTGGACTGTTCTGAACGGAACTACTCTACGGAGAAGGGCTTGAATCAAATCAACGAGCGGCTGGAGCTGAAGAAGTACTGCCCTCGTTGCACGAGTCATACCGTTCATCGCGAAACGCGCTAGTTTTTTGTGATTGGATATTGTGAGTCGACTCTTGAAAATGGTATATGTTCTTCTCGAATGGTCTAAAAACGGATAAAGGGAGTTGAACGGATTCATTGAGAGAGTATTCTGTCAGATAAACCGATTCTTCTTTTCTTTTGGTTTTCAGACTACAATGTACCTGGGCTGACCCTGAAACCTTGCTCATCCAAGTTTAAAACCGTTCAATCAAGAGGTTATCCGGTTTAAATATCCAGTAATCTGGTGAGTATAGGTGCCACAAGCGTCTCCCAAGCAGTAAAGGCAATTCCTCTTTATGTTATGCGTCCTTAGTTCAGTTGGTAGAACGTCGGTCTCCAAAACCGAATGTCGGGGGTTCGAGTCCTCCAGGGCGCGATTTTTGTTTTCTGTCTCGTTAAACAGTGATTGCTGGCTAGTCAGCTCGGGAGTTTAAGCGCTTTACTATGACCACATTGCAGCAAGCGGACTCCAGGAAGACGCCCGGCCCCGCCGGAAAACAGTCCCGTCAACAAGAAGTATCAGGCTCACCCATGGAACAACTGACCACCTACCTGAAAGGCGTGCGCGCCGAATGGACTAAAATCAGCTGGCCCACCACGCAGCAAATTATTGGGCAAACCATTGTGGTGCTAGCCGTTGTGAGTGTAATGACCCTGCTTTTACTGGTTATGGACTTCTCGTTCCACTCTATCGTTAACGCCATTACACCCCATCGCAGTTAAAAGAGAACTTACAGGAAACTGACATGGAATTTTTAGAAGAACCGCAAATTCCCTCCGAAGAATTGGAAGCTGATGAATTCGCCCTGGATGATGAAGATCTTGAAGATGAGGCGCCTGCTTCGTCGGGTGATCACCGGGTCAGCGTGCTGTCCGAGAAAAATTCCGACAAGGCCATCAGCGTCAGTGCCGAAGATTCCTTAACCGCTACCAAGCGCCCTCCCAAGCGTCGCTGGTATATTGTGCATACCTACTCCGGGCACGAAAACAAGGTGAAAGTGAACCTGGAGCGCCGGATTGAGTCCATGAACATGGGCGATAAGATCTTTCGGGTGGAAGTGCCTCAAAAATCCGTGACCAAAATTAAGGATGGTAAGCGGACTGAGAAGGAAGAGCGCATTTTCCCGGGTTATGTACTGGTGGAAATGCTGATGGATGATGATTCCTGGTACGTGGTTCGCCATACGCCCGGGGTTACCAAGTTCGTGGGCTCCCAGAAGAAGCCCATTCCCGCCAAAGACGTTGAGATCAAGCGGATTCTGCTTAAGGATCAGCGTACCGGTACCACGGTGGCCAAGGTCGAAATCGACCTCAAGGTGGGCGAGATCGTCAAGATCGTCAGCGGGCCCTTTGCCGACTTTGAAGGTACTGTTACAGAAATCAACCCGGAAAAAGAGCGCCTGAAAGCCTCCGTTTCCATCTTCGGACGCGAAACGCCGGTTGAGCTGGCCTTTAACCAGGTGCAAAAATCTCACTAATTCCTCAACCCTCACGGCTTGCCGGACTTCTTGTCACAAAATTCCGGCAAAATCTACAAGTAGTGGATCGAAATTTTTTTTTGATCTACATTCATATTTAACTTTCCCAAACTATCGTTGGAGGTATATTTCCCCGTGGCTAAAAAGGTAACCGGTAAAATCAAACTGCAATTGCCCGCAGGCAAAGCCAATCCGTCCCCCCCGGTGGGTCCCGCGCTCGGTCAGCACGGCGTCAATATTATGGAATTCTGCAAGCAGTACAACGCCCAGACTGCTGATAAAACCGGCCAAATCATTCCGGTTGAGATCTCCGTTTACGAAGATCGCTCTTTCACCTTCATCCTGAAGACCCCTCCGACCGCCTTTTTGATCATTCAGGAAGCAGGCATCCCCAAAGGCTCAGGCAAGCCCAACACCGAGAAAAAAGGAACCCTGAGCGCTGAGCAGGTGACCAAAATCGCCAGTATCAAACTGGCTGACATGAACTCTCACACCGTAGAATCCGCTGAGCAAATGGTGCGTGGTACCGCCCGCAGCATGGGCGTGACCTGCGAAGCCTAACTGTCCATTATTAACGTTGTAATGCAATGTGGGAGATTGCCCCGAGCAATTGCTTGACCACAAGGAGTAAAAAAATGGCTAAATTAACCAAGCGTCAAAAACATTTCCAGGAGCTGATGGCTTCCGCCACCCAGCCTGTAGGCGTCAAGGATGGCGTTGCTCTGCTGAAAAAAGCGTTAGCGCATGCCAAGTTTGATGAGACCGTTGAAACCCACATTCGTTTGGGCATCAACGTTAAGCATGCCGATCAACAAGTCCGTAGCACCGTGGTGTTGCCTGAAGGCACCGGTAAAACCGTTCGTGTGGCTGTTATCGCCAAAGGCGAAAAAGTCAACGAAGCCAGAAATGCAGGTGCCGACTTCGCGGGTAGCGAAGACCTGGTCGAAAAAATGGAAAAAGAAAACTGGCTCGACTTTGATGTCTTGATTGCCACCCCCGATGCCATGGCATTGCTGGGCAAACTGGGTAAAGTGCTGGGTCCCAAAGGCCTGATGCCCAATCCCAAGACCGGCACCGTTACCTTCGATGTGGCTCAGGCCATTAAAGAAGTGAAAGCCGGTAAAGTGGAGTTCCGTGCCGACAAGCAAGGGATTGTCCACACCGCCATTGGTAAAGGCAAAGCCTTCACTGAAGAGCAAATCCTGAAAAATTTCTCCACCCTGTATGACGCCATTCTGCGTGCCAAACCGGCCGCTGCCAAAGGCGCTTATGTAAAATCCGTTTACCTGACCTCGACGATGGGGCCCAGCATTAAGCTGGATGCTTCCAAGCTGAGTTCCGAGATTCGGGATTATCTGGCCAACTAAATTTTATTCTCACCTGAGAGAAGCCTCTTCCGTCTGGAAGGGGCTTCTTCTTTGCATTGGGGACGGCGCTCTCTATTTGTTTTGGGATACACGCAGTTTTACGAATGTTATGTGAGGGCAGCCTCACCAATGTAAAATACCCACCGCAATTTTGGCTAAAGCAAAAAAGATCGCCCAAGGCAAAAGCCCGATAGAAGGCTCTACCGGGCTTTTGAAAGGGTTGAGGCTTACAAACCTTAAGCTTTGCCCAAGGTTTGAGCGCCGGGCTTCCAGCCAACCGGGCACAGTTCGCCGGATTGGAAGGCTTGCAGCAAGCGGATGACTTCATCCACGTTACGGCCCACAGCCAGGTCGTTCACCAGGTAGCTACGCAGGTTGCCATCGGGATCGATCAGGAACAGACCACGCAGACTGATGCCCTTGTCTTCCAGCAACACACCATAGTCACGGCTGATGCGGTGGTTGATGTCGGAGACCATGGGGTAGTTCATTTGACCCAAAGCGCCTTCGCTCCAGGCTTTGTGGGAGTGAACGCTGTCTACGCTGGCGCCGATGATTTGGGCGTTCAGCTTGTCGAATTCGGCTTTTTTGTCGTTGAAGCCCTGGATTTCGGTGGGGCAGACAAAGGTGAAATCGAGCGGCCAGAAGAACAGGACCACCCATTTGCCACGGTAGTTTTTCAGGGACACTTCGGTGATTTTGCCTTCGTGGTAGGCGGCTGCTGTAAACTCAGGAGCCGGTTTGCCAATTTGTGCGACCATTGGTGTAATCTCCTATCAAAAATAAACCAGACCATAACAATGGCCCTATTGTATGCCTCAAGCCCCCTACTTTCAAGCCGCACTTTTGATACATTGGCTGTAATTCAAGGTGGTCAAAGCCTTTCAGGGCTTTTAATTATCCGTATCAATTCAGGGATCCGGATTGGCCTGACAGATGGCGCTCTCTGAAAATCGTGGCGACAGCAACAGATTGGGAGAAACGGGCCCATGGATAGCCATAGATTGAGAGATTGCTTGTATCCGGGCCGACTATTTTCGGTATGATGATGTCTGATCGGGAACCGTAAACCGTTATTTGAGTTGCTCCGAGTCTTGTCGTGCTAAATATCCTGTTGCCCGCTAAACTGTTATCTCTTGGCCAGACTGTGCCTGACTTTGCGCTGCTGGATCAGCAGGGCCATCTGGTCTCACTGTGCGATTTTACGGATCAGCGCGGGGTGGTGTTGCTGTTTTTCGCCTCCGACTGGCTGCCGGGCGATGTGGCATTGCTGCAGGGCTTCCGGCATGCGTATGGTGCCCTGACTGAAGCTGGGTTGCAGGTGTTGGCGCTGTCCAGCATCAACTGGGAGATGCTGTTTCATCTGGCCAAGCGCCTGGATCTTCCGTTTCCCCTGCTGTTTGACCAGTGTTGCCGACAAGCGACTTTTTACCAGGCCGCCTGGATTCCTAAATTCGTGACTGGGCGGGCCGTCTACGTGCTGGATAATCAGCAGCGGGTTGTGTTTGCCCGAAGCCAGGCAAGTCCAGAACAGGTGCTGGCCGCCTTTAGTGGCTGAAGGCCCGGTTGTAAACGGCGTCTCTGTTGGGCATGGCAATGGCCGATCCCCGGTTGAGGACTTTCAGGCTGGCCGTGGTAATGCCCAGTTTGGCGCAGTTGATCAGGCTTTCCCCTTGGGCCAGCCCGTGCAGGAAGCCACCGTTGAAGGCATCTCCAGCGCCGGTGGTGTCAATGGCCTTGATGGACATGGAAGGAATCTGCTGAATTTCTCGCTTGTAGCCCAGATAGCACCCTTGGGCTCCCACTTTGACCACCACCAGCTTGACGCCCTTGAATAGGAAGTAGTCCACCACCTGCTGGGGTTTATTAAAGTTGATCATGCTGACCGTGTCATCGGGGAAAGAGGGCAGGAAAATATCCACCCACGGCAGTACTTCGTTGAAAGCGTCCACCATTTTCTCTTCGCTTTCCCACAGCGCTTCCCGGTAGTTGGGGTCAAAGGCGGTCATGACCCCGTTCTCACGGGCCAGGCGAAAGGCTTTCAGGGTGGCTTGCCGGGCCGAAGGGGAAATGGCCAGGGTAATGCCTGAGGAGTACACGATCTTGCTCTGTTTAATCAAATCCACGGAAATGTCATCCGGGCCCAGTTGGGTGGCGGCTGAATGCTGGCGGTAATAGACAAAATCCCGCTGCCCTTCGTGATCCACGGAGACAAAATAAAGCCCGGTGGGGCCTTTGCCGTTGCGCTTGGGGCTAATCTGGATGCCTTCCTTCAAAATCATTTCTTGCAGGGCCAGAGCAAAGGCATCGTTGCCCAAACGGGTGATGTAACCCACGTTGGAACCCAGCCGGGCCGCCGCCACCGCTGTATTGAGCGTATCGCCACCAAAACTGCGGTTAAAGACCCGGGCCTGTTTGAGATCGCCCTCACTGGACAGCTCCAGCATGGCTTCGCCTATGGAAATGATGTCGATAATCCGCCTCCTTCGCTCGCCGGCAAGGCGTAACGACAATAGATGCCCAGCAAGCCTTTGGTGTATTGGGGCTTGGGTTTATTAATGCCTGTCTCCAGTTGTGTTTGCCGTTGGCGCAGAATGCTTTCCAATTCAGCCGGGGCCAACCGTTGCCCGTTCACTCCTATTATATTCAAAGCGCTTTCGTCCAGATCAAATTCCAGTAAATCTCCATCGATCAGCGTAGCAATGGGGCCTCCCCGAGCGGCTTCCGGCGCCACGTGCCCAATGGCGGGCCCCCGGGTGGCTCCGGAAAAGCGACCATCAGTGATTAGCATGGTGCTGCTGGCCAATAGTGGGCTGGAGGCAATGGCTTCCGTGATGTAATACTGTTCCGGCATGCCGGTGGCGGCGGGGCCTTCGTAGCGAATGACCACGGCGTCGCCCGGCTGGATTTTGCCGCTCAGCACCGCTTCACGGGCGTCATCCTGATTGTTGAACACCTTGGCCCGGCCTTCAAAGCGGCGCATTTGCGGATTCAGTGCCGAGACTTTGATCACCGCCCCACCGGGTGCTATGTTTCCGGTGAGGATGCGGATGGCCCCCTCCGGGCGCAAAGGGTCGTGGATGGGGCGAATGATATCTTCCGGCTTTCCGCCGTAATTGCTTAAACAGCGGGGCATGTTGATGAAATGGCCCGTTTTCTCCAATATTTCCAGATTTTCGCCCAGGGTCAACCCGGTCACGGTCAGGGCATCCCAATGCAGGAAGGGCTTGAGTTCTTTTAAAATCCGGTAGACTCCGCCTGCGTACCAGATTTTATCCGAGGTAAACTTGCCGGAGGGCTTTAAATTCAGGATAAAGGGCACTTGGCCGTTGATTTCATTGATGCGCTCATAGGAAAAATCCAGGTCGGCTTCTTTGGCCATAGCGGCTAGATGAATGAGGGCGTTGGTGGAGCCCCCGGTGGCCGCAAGTACCATCAGGGCGTTGTCTAGCGCTTTTTGGGTGAAAATCTGCCGAGGGCGCAGATCTTCGGCGATCAGTTCAAACACCCGCTTGCCGGCTTGCCGGGCGGCCTCTTTCAGGGCGTTCAGATGGGCCGGAATCAGAGCCGTGGCAGGCATGGCCAGGCCCATGGCCTCCGATAAGAGCTGCATAGTGGCCGCCGTGCCAAAAAAGGCGCAGGACCCAGCCGAGGGGCAAGCCCCGCTGCGTAAAAACTCGTAGCTGGCCTCGTCAATCTCCCCCCGGCGTTTTTGGGCGTAGATGGTGCCCACACCCTCCAGCGTAAAGCCTTCCGGGCCCGCTTCCATGACCCCGCCGGGCACCACCAGTGAGGGCAGATTCAGTCGCAGCATGGCCATCAGGTGGGCCGGCAGCGATTTATCGCACCCCGAGAGAAACACGGCCCCGTCGAAATGCCCCGCTTTGGCGTGCATTTCACAGGCCATCACCATCACTTCCCGGGAGGGCAGCGAATAATGCTGTCCGGCGGTGCCTTGGGCGATGCCGTCACAAATATCGGTGCAGGTATAGTGGGCGGGTGTTCCCCCGGCGCTGATGATGCCTTTGTCCACAAATTGGGCCAAATCGCCCAGATGAATCGACCCCGGATGAGAGTCTCCATGGGTGGTTTCCACCAAAATCCAGGCCTTGTCCGTTTCTTGCCTGCCCCAGCCGCAGCCCATCCGTAGGGAATCCGCTTCCGGGGATTGCTGCCGCCCTTGCTGGCTAATGGCGTTAATGGGATTCATGCGCTTCTCTCCCCTGTGTGAGATTCTTGTTTCTGTTTCTCAGGTATGTGTTGTTCTCGTGGGTGTTTTTCGTTGAAGCGTAAACTGTCATTACCGCGCCGGCGGGAGTCCACTGGGATTGTTTGCGCATGATCCTTTTCCGTGGTTCGTTTCAAGGCTGGTGGGCCCTTTGGCGCAATGGATTCCCGCCGGCGTGGGAATGACAAGAGA carries:
- the rplA gene encoding 50S ribosomal protein L1, translated to MAKLTKRQKHFQELMASATQPVGVKDGVALLKKALAHAKFDETVETHIRLGINVKHADQQVRSTVVLPEGTGKTVRVAVIAKGEKVNEARNAGADFAGSEDLVEKMEKENWLDFDVLIATPDAMALLGKLGKVLGPKGLMPNPKTGTVTFDVAQAIKEVKAGKVEFRADKQGIVHTAIGKGKAFTEEQILKNFSTLYDAILRAKPAAAKGAYVKSVYLTSTMGPSIKLDASKLSSEIRDYLAN
- a CDS encoding sugar kinase; the protein is MLELSSEGDLKQARVFNRSFGGDTLNTAVAAARLGSNVGYITRLGNDAFALALQEMILKEGIQISPKRNGKGPTGLYFVSVDHEGQRDFVYYRQHSAATQLGPDDISVDLIKQSKIVYSSGITLAISPSARQATLKAFRLARENGVMTAFDPNYREALWESEEKMVDAFNEVLPWVDIFLPSFPDDTVSMINFNKPQQVVDYFLFKGVKLVVVKVGAQGCYLGYKREIQQIPSMSIKAIDTTGAGDAFNGGFLHGLAQGESLINCAKLGITTASLKVLNRGSAIAMPNRDAVYNRAFSH
- a CDS encoding peroxiredoxin family protein, with amino-acid sequence MPDFALLDQQGHLVSLCDFTDQRGVVLLFFASDWLPGDVALLQGFRHAYGALTEAGLQVLALSSINWEMLFHLAKRLDLPFPLLFDQCCRQATFYQAAWIPKFVTGRAVYVLDNQQRVVFARSQASPEQVLAAFSG
- the nusG gene encoding transcription termination/antitermination protein NusG; its protein translation is MEFLEEPQIPSEELEADEFALDDEDLEDEAPASSGDHRVSVLSEKNSDKAISVSAEDSLTATKRPPKRRWYIVHTYSGHENKVKVNLERRIESMNMGDKIFRVEVPQKSVTKIKDGKRTEKEERIFPGYVLVEMLMDDDSWYVVRHTPGVTKFVGSQKKPIPAKDVEIKRILLKDQRTGTTVAKVEIDLKVGEIVKIVSGPFADFEGTVTEINPEKERLKASVSIFGRETPVELAFNQVQKSH
- the rplK gene encoding 50S ribosomal protein L11, whose protein sequence is MAKKVTGKIKLQLPAGKANPSPPVGPALGQHGVNIMEFCKQYNAQTADKTGQIIPVEISVYEDRSFTFILKTPPTAFLIIQEAGIPKGSGKPNTEKKGTLSAEQVTKIASIKLADMNSHTVESAEQMVRGTARSMGVTCEA
- the ilvD gene encoding dihydroxy-acid dehydratase, which translates into the protein MNPINAISQQGRQQSPEADSLRMGCGWGRQETDKAWILVETTHGDSHPGSIHLGDLAQFVDKGIISAGGTPAHYTCTDICDGIAQGTAGQHYSLPSREVMVMACEMHAKAGHFDGAVFLSGCDKSLPAHLMAMLRLNLPSLVVPGGVMEAGPEGFTLEGVGTIYAQKRRGEIDEASYEFLRSGACPSAGSCAFFGTAATMQLLSEAMGLAMPATALIPAHLNALKEAARQAGKRVFELIAEDLRPRQIFTQKALDNALMVLAATGGSTNALIHLAAMAKEADLDFSYERINEINGQVPFILNLKPSGKFTSDKIWYAGGVYRILKELKPFLHWDALTVTGLTLGENLEILEKTGHFINMPRCLSNYGGKPEDIIRPIHDPLRPEGAIRILTGNIAPGGAVIKVSALNPQMRRFEGRAKVFNNQDDAREAVLSGKIQPGDAVVIRYEGPAATGMPEQYYITEAIASSPLLASSTMLITDGRFSGATRGPAIGHVAPEAARGGPIATLIDGDLLEFDLDESALNIIGVNGQRLAPAELESILRQRQTQLETGINKPKPQYTKGLLGIYCRYALPASEGGGLSTSFP
- the rpmG gene encoding 50S ribosomal protein L33 — translated: MGNAKKKKKVILACVDCSERNYSTEKGLNQINERLELKKYCPRCTSHTVHRETR
- a CDS encoding peroxiredoxin, with the translated sequence MVAQIGKPAPEFTAAAYHEGKITEVSLKNYRGKWVVLFFWPLDFTFVCPTEIQGFNDKKAEFDKLNAQIIGASVDSVHSHKAWSEGALGQMNYPMVSDINHRISRDYGVLLEDKGISLRGLFLIDPDGNLRSYLVNDLAVGRNVDEVIRLLQAFQSGELCPVGWKPGAQTLGKA
- the secE gene encoding preprotein translocase subunit SecE; amino-acid sequence: MTTLQQADSRKTPGPAGKQSRQQEVSGSPMEQLTTYLKGVRAEWTKISWPTTQQIIGQTIVVLAVVSVMTLLLLVMDFSFHSIVNAITPHRS